A single window of Streptomyces griseoviridis DNA harbors:
- a CDS encoding gamma-glutamyl-gamma-aminobutyrate hydrolase family protein: MTRRPLIGVSTYLESGARWGIWELDAALLPAGYPRLVQRSGGLAAMLPPDAPAHAAAAVARLDGLVIAGGPDVEPARYGAERQPRTGPPALARDAWELALIDAALAAGLPLLGICRGMQLLNVALGGTLVQHIDGHARVPGAFGRHPVRPVPGTRYAAAAPEETSVPTYHHQAVDRLGDGLLPSAHALDGTVEAIEPSLSAPWTLGVQWHPEMGDDLRVMRALINAAT; this comes from the coding sequence GTGACCCGACGGCCGCTGATCGGCGTGAGCACCTATCTGGAGTCCGGCGCGCGCTGGGGCATCTGGGAGCTGGACGCGGCCCTGCTGCCGGCCGGCTACCCGCGGCTGGTGCAGCGCTCGGGCGGGCTCGCCGCGATGCTCCCGCCGGACGCGCCCGCGCACGCGGCGGCGGCCGTGGCCCGCCTCGACGGGCTGGTGATCGCGGGCGGCCCCGACGTCGAGCCCGCCCGCTACGGCGCCGAGCGCCAGCCCCGCACGGGACCGCCCGCCCTCGCCAGGGACGCCTGGGAACTCGCCCTGATCGACGCGGCCCTCGCCGCCGGGCTCCCGCTGCTGGGCATCTGCCGCGGCATGCAGCTGCTGAACGTCGCCCTCGGCGGGACCCTGGTCCAGCACATCGACGGCCACGCGCGGGTACCGGGAGCCTTCGGCCGGCACCCGGTGCGGCCCGTGCCGGGCACCCGGTACGCGGCGGCGGCGCCCGAGGAGACGTCCGTACCCACCTACCACCACCAGGCCGTCGACCGCCTCGGCGACGGCCTGCTCCCGTCCGCCCACGCACTCGACGGCACGGTGGAGGCGATCGAACCGTCCCTGTCGGCGCCCTGGACCCTCGGCGTCCAGTGGCACCCCGAGATGGGCGACGACCTGCGCGTGATGCGGGCCCTGATCAACGCGGCGACCTGA
- a CDS encoding amino acid deaminase/aldolase, with amino-acid sequence MTALAADRARYDRATAHLDAPVAIVDLDAFDANAADLRRRAAGKPIRVASKSVRCRALLERVLAMDGFAGIMSFTLAESLWLARSGFEDVLLAYPSADRTGFAELTADPKLAAAVTVMIDDPAQLRLIDEARGGGREVVRVCLELDTALKLFGGRVRVGARRSPLYSPAQLADLARVVARRPGFEVVGIMGYEGHVAGVGDAVAGRPLRSRAVRLMQAAARRELAQRRAEAVRAVRAVVPGLEFVNGGGTGSVQHTAAEDAVTEIAAGSGLYVPRLFDNYTSFRGRPAALFAQPVVRRPGVGVVTVLGGGYPASGAAGADRLPVPYLPAGLRYDPQEGPGEVQTPLLGAPADDLLIGDKVWFRHAKAGELCERFDALHLVEGDRVTATVPTYRGEGHTFL; translated from the coding sequence ATGACTGCGCTCGCCGCCGACAGGGCCCGTTACGACCGGGCCACCGCCCACCTCGACGCCCCTGTGGCCATCGTGGATCTCGACGCGTTCGACGCGAACGCGGCTGATCTGCGGCGCCGGGCCGCCGGGAAACCGATCCGGGTCGCCAGCAAGTCGGTCCGCTGCCGTGCCCTGTTGGAACGGGTGCTGGCGATGGACGGCTTCGCGGGGATCATGTCGTTCACGCTGGCCGAGTCGCTGTGGCTGGCGCGCTCCGGGTTCGAGGACGTGCTGCTGGCCTATCCGTCCGCGGACCGCACGGGTTTCGCCGAGTTGACCGCCGATCCGAAGCTGGCCGCCGCGGTGACGGTGATGATCGACGACCCGGCGCAGTTGCGGCTGATCGACGAGGCGCGCGGCGGCGGCCGTGAAGTGGTGCGGGTCTGCCTGGAGTTGGACACCGCGCTGAAGCTGTTCGGTGGCCGGGTGCGGGTCGGCGCCCGGCGTTCCCCGCTGTACTCGCCCGCCCAACTCGCCGATCTGGCGCGGGTGGTGGCCCGCAGGCCGGGGTTCGAGGTGGTGGGCATCATGGGCTACGAGGGCCATGTGGCGGGTGTCGGTGACGCGGTGGCGGGTCGGCCGCTGCGGTCGCGTGCGGTGCGGTTGATGCAGGCGGCGGCGCGGCGGGAGTTGGCGCAGCGGCGCGCGGAGGCGGTGCGCGCGGTGCGGGCGGTGGTGCCGGGCCTTGAGTTCGTCAACGGCGGTGGCACGGGCAGTGTGCAGCACACGGCGGCGGAGGACGCGGTCACGGAGATCGCGGCCGGTTCGGGGCTGTATGTGCCGCGGTTGTTCGACAACTACACGTCGTTCAGGGGCCGTCCGGCCGCTCTGTTCGCGCAGCCGGTGGTGCGCAGGCCGGGGGTGGGGGTGGTGACGGTGCTGGGCGGTGGCTACCCGGCGTCCGGTGCGGCGGGTGCCGACCGGCTGCCGGTGCCGTATCTGCCCGCGGGGCTGCGCTACGACCCCCAGGAGGGTCCGGGCGAGGTGCAGACGCCGTTGCTCGGTGCTCCGGCCGATGACCTGCTGATCGGCGACAAGGTGTGGTTCCGGCACGCGAAGGCCGGTGAACTGTGCGAGCGGTTCGACGCGTTGCACCTCGTCGAGGGCGACCGGGTGACGGCGACGGTGCCGACGTACCGGGGCGAGGGGCACACGTTCCTCTGA
- a CDS encoding helical backbone metal receptor, with translation MAPRVVSLVPSLTEAVAVSVPGALVGATDWCTHPAGLDVARVGGTKNPDVERILALAPDLVVANEEENRAPDLAALRAAGVEVLVTEVRSVEQGFAELARTLTACGAGSRPAWLVEAERVWAELPVPGVRRTAVVPVWRRPWMVLGRDTFAGDVLARLGVDHLWAGHAERYPRVALAELVAAAPDLVVLPDEPYRFTPDDGPDAFPGLPCAFVGGRHLTWYGPSLAEAPRVLAGALRAARR, from the coding sequence GTGGCGCCGCGGGTGGTGTCCCTGGTGCCGTCGCTCACCGAGGCGGTCGCCGTGTCGGTGCCCGGCGCGCTGGTCGGCGCCACCGACTGGTGCACGCACCCGGCCGGTCTCGACGTGGCGCGGGTCGGCGGCACCAAGAACCCGGACGTCGAGCGGATCCTCGCGCTCGCCCCCGACCTGGTGGTCGCCAACGAGGAGGAGAACCGCGCCCCCGATCTCGCCGCCCTGCGCGCCGCGGGCGTCGAGGTGCTGGTGACCGAGGTGCGGAGCGTGGAGCAGGGCTTCGCCGAACTCGCGAGGACGCTCACGGCGTGCGGTGCCGGGTCCCGGCCCGCGTGGCTGGTGGAGGCCGAGCGGGTCTGGGCGGAGCTGCCCGTCCCCGGTGTCCGGCGGACCGCGGTGGTCCCGGTGTGGCGGCGGCCCTGGATGGTGCTCGGCCGGGACACCTTCGCCGGTGACGTCCTCGCCCGGCTGGGGGTCGACCACCTCTGGGCGGGCCATGCCGAGCGCTACCCCCGGGTGGCGCTGGCCGAGCTGGTGGCGGCCGCCCCCGATCTGGTGGTGCTGCCCGACGAGCCGTACCGCTTCACGCCCGACGACGGGCCGGACGCCTTCCCCGGGCTGCCCTGCGCGTTCGTGGGCGGGCGGCACCTCACGTGGTACGGGCCGTCGCTGGCCGAGGCGCCGCGGGTGCTGGCCGGGGCGCTGCGAGCAGCGCGCCGCTGA
- a CDS encoding TDT family transporter: MVTVAPALPRATARPPHVPAVRHLGPNWYATVMGTAIVAGAGAALPAPLSALPGLRTACAAVWTLSALLLAALLVARALHWTHHRDQARAHLLDPATAPFYGCLAMALLSVGGGALTVGADWIGARAAVALAAALFSAGTVIGLAAAVAVPYLMAVRHRIEPGSATPVWLLPLVAPMVSAAFGPSLVPHLPAGQPRQTLLLACFALFGLSLLAVLVTLPVVFARLLTGGPLPLALTPTLFLVLGPLGQSTTAVGRFAELAPGVVAAPYSTGFQALAVLYGVPVMGFALLWLALACAHVVRAGREGMRFTMTWWAFTFPVGTCVTGAASLARHTGLDCYAWLATGLYVLLVAAWAVAAAHTARGLVSGALLAAPRPAPAAPRPATARTT; encoded by the coding sequence ATGGTCACCGTCGCCCCCGCCCTCCCCCGCGCCACCGCACGCCCACCGCACGTCCCCGCGGTCCGTCACCTCGGACCGAACTGGTACGCCACCGTCATGGGCACCGCCATCGTCGCGGGAGCGGGCGCCGCCCTCCCCGCCCCGCTGTCGGCGCTGCCGGGCCTGCGCACCGCCTGCGCCGCCGTCTGGACCCTGTCCGCGCTGCTGCTCGCCGCCCTGCTGGTGGCCCGCGCCCTGCACTGGACCCACCACCGCGACCAGGCCCGCGCCCACCTCCTCGACCCCGCGACCGCGCCGTTCTACGGCTGCCTCGCGATGGCCCTCCTCTCGGTCGGCGGCGGCGCGCTCACCGTCGGCGCCGACTGGATCGGCGCCCGCGCCGCCGTCGCCCTCGCCGCCGCGCTGTTCTCCGCGGGCACCGTGATCGGGCTCGCCGCCGCCGTCGCCGTCCCGTATCTGATGGCCGTGCGGCACCGGATCGAGCCCGGGTCCGCGACCCCGGTGTGGCTGCTGCCGCTGGTGGCGCCCATGGTGTCCGCGGCGTTCGGCCCGTCCCTGGTGCCCCACCTGCCCGCGGGGCAGCCCCGGCAGACACTGCTGCTCGCCTGCTTCGCCCTGTTCGGGCTCAGCCTGCTGGCGGTCCTCGTCACGCTGCCCGTGGTGTTCGCGCGGCTGCTCACCGGCGGGCCGCTGCCGCTCGCGCTGACACCGACCCTGTTCCTGGTCCTCGGCCCGCTCGGGCAGTCCACCACCGCCGTCGGCCGGTTCGCGGAGCTGGCACCCGGTGTCGTCGCCGCGCCGTACAGCACGGGCTTCCAGGCGCTCGCGGTGCTCTACGGGGTGCCGGTCATGGGGTTCGCGCTGCTGTGGCTCGCGCTGGCCTGCGCGCATGTGGTGCGGGCCGGCCGCGAGGGCATGCGGTTCACGATGACCTGGTGGGCGTTCACCTTCCCGGTCGGCACCTGTGTGACCGGCGCCGCGTCCCTCGCCCGGCACACCGGGCTCGACTGCTACGCCTGGCTCGCGACCGGCCTGTACGTCCTGCTGGTCGCCGCCTGGGCCGTCGCCGCCGCGCACACGGCCCGCGGCCTGGTCAGCGGCGCGCTGCTCGCAGCGCCCCGGCCAGCACCCGCGGCGCCTCGGCCAGCGACGGCCCGTACCACGTGA
- a CDS encoding glutamine synthetase family protein has product MADRTPPLDVETLVALVDSGEIDTVVLAFPDMQGRLQGKRFAARFFLDEVLENGTEGCNYLLAVDTEMNTVDGYAMSSWESGYGDFAMRPDLGTLRRVPWNDGTALLLADLAWNDGTPVVAAPRQILRRQIERLAALGLTAQVGTELEFIVFKDTYEQAWDRGYRELTPANQYNIDYSVLGTGRIEPLLRRIRNEMAAAGLTVESAKGECNPGQHEIAFRYDEALVTCDQHAVYKTGTKEIASQEGVSITFMAKYNEREGNSCHIHLSLTDADGANAMAGPDGMSDLMRHFLAGQLAALRDFSLLYAPNINSYKRFQPGSFAPTAVAWGYDNRTCALRVVGHGRSLRFENRLPGGDVNPYLAVAGLIAAGLHGVEQKLELPEPCAGNAYDGGYDHVPATLREAAEVWESSPVARAAFGDEVVAHYRNMARVELAAFDAAVTDWELRRSFERH; this is encoded by the coding sequence GTGGCAGACCGCACACCCCCGCTCGACGTCGAGACGCTCGTCGCCCTCGTCGACAGCGGTGAGATCGACACTGTTGTCCTGGCCTTCCCCGACATGCAAGGGCGGCTCCAGGGCAAGCGGTTCGCCGCCCGTTTCTTCCTCGACGAGGTCCTGGAGAACGGCACCGAAGGCTGCAACTACCTGCTGGCCGTCGACACCGAGATGAACACCGTCGACGGCTACGCCATGTCCTCCTGGGAGAGCGGCTACGGCGACTTCGCGATGCGCCCCGATCTGGGCACCCTGCGCCGCGTCCCCTGGAACGACGGCACGGCCCTGCTCCTCGCCGACCTCGCCTGGAACGACGGCACACCCGTCGTCGCCGCACCTCGTCAGATCCTCCGCCGCCAAATCGAACGCCTCGCCGCACTCGGCCTCACCGCACAGGTCGGTACGGAGCTGGAGTTCATCGTGTTCAAGGACACCTACGAGCAGGCCTGGGACCGCGGCTACCGGGAGCTGACCCCGGCCAACCAGTACAACATCGACTACTCGGTCCTCGGCACCGGCCGCATCGAACCCCTGCTGCGCCGCATCCGCAACGAGATGGCGGCCGCGGGCCTCACCGTCGAGTCCGCCAAGGGCGAGTGCAACCCCGGCCAGCACGAGATCGCCTTCCGCTACGACGAGGCCCTCGTCACCTGCGACCAGCACGCCGTCTACAAGACCGGCACCAAGGAGATCGCCTCCCAGGAGGGCGTGTCGATCACCTTCATGGCCAAGTACAACGAGCGGGAGGGCAACTCCTGCCACATCCACCTCTCGCTCACCGACGCCGACGGCGCCAACGCGATGGCCGGACCCGACGGCATGTCCGACCTGATGCGCCACTTCCTCGCCGGACAGCTCGCCGCGCTGCGCGACTTCTCCCTCCTGTACGCCCCCAACATCAACTCCTACAAGCGGTTCCAGCCCGGCTCCTTCGCCCCGACCGCCGTCGCCTGGGGGTACGACAACCGCACCTGCGCGCTGCGGGTCGTCGGCCACGGCCGCTCGCTGCGCTTCGAGAACCGGCTGCCCGGCGGCGACGTCAACCCCTACCTCGCGGTGGCCGGACTGATCGCCGCGGGACTGCACGGCGTCGAACAGAAGTTGGAACTGCCCGAGCCGTGCGCGGGCAACGCCTACGACGGCGGCTACGACCACGTCCCCGCCACCCTCCGGGAGGCCGCCGAGGTGTGGGAGAGCAGCCCGGTCGCGCGGGCCGCCTTCGGCGACGAGGTCGTCGCCCACTACCGCAACATGGCCCGCGTCGAACTCGCGGCCTTCGACGCCGCGGTCACCGACTGGGAACTGCGCCGCTCCTTCGAACGCCACTGA
- a CDS encoding LysR family transcriptional regulator: MSEKEGRVPPGGALAHRVPDLGALELLLAVARLGSLGAAARELGITQPAASSRVRSMERQLGVALVDRSPRGSRLTDAGALVTDWARRIVEAAEAFDVGAQALRDRRDSRLRVTASMTIAEYLLPGWLLALRAQRPDTAVSLHAGNSTVVAERLLADQADLGFVEGVSVPAGLDSAVIAHDRLIVVTAPAHPWARRSRPLKSAELAATPLILREEGSGTRQVLDAALGGLARPLIELSSTTAVKAAAVSGAGPAVLSELAVGEELATRRLVLIPVEGVTLARDLRAVWPTGHRPVGPARELLSLTRG, translated from the coding sequence ATGAGTGAGAAGGAGGGGCGTGTCCCGCCCGGCGGTGCGCTCGCGCACCGGGTGCCCGACCTGGGCGCGCTCGAACTGCTGCTGGCGGTGGCGCGGCTGGGCAGTCTGGGGGCGGCGGCCAGGGAGCTGGGCATCACCCAGCCGGCCGCGAGCAGCCGCGTCCGGTCCATGGAACGGCAGCTGGGGGTGGCCCTCGTCGACCGGTCGCCGCGCGGATCGCGGCTCACCGACGCCGGGGCACTGGTGACGGACTGGGCCCGGCGGATCGTCGAGGCGGCCGAGGCGTTCGACGTGGGGGCGCAGGCGCTGCGGGACCGGCGGGACTCGCGGCTGCGGGTGACGGCGAGCATGACCATCGCCGAGTACCTGCTGCCCGGGTGGCTGCTCGCGCTGCGCGCTCAGCGGCCCGACACGGCGGTCTCGCTGCACGCGGGCAACTCGACGGTGGTCGCCGAGCGGCTCCTCGCCGACCAGGCCGACCTCGGCTTCGTGGAGGGGGTGAGCGTCCCGGCGGGGCTCGACTCCGCGGTCATCGCCCACGACCGTCTGATCGTCGTCACCGCGCCCGCTCACCCCTGGGCCCGCCGCTCCCGCCCGCTGAAGTCCGCGGAACTCGCCGCGACCCCGCTGATCCTGCGCGAGGAGGGCTCGGGCACCCGGCAGGTCCTGGACGCGGCGCTCGGCGGTCTGGCCCGCCCGCTGATCGAGCTGTCCTCCACGACGGCGGTGAAGGCGGCGGCGGTCAGCGGGGCGGGCCCCGCCGTGCTGAGCGAACTCGCGGTCGGCGAGGAACTGGCGACGCGCAGGCTGGTCCTGATCCCGGTCGAGGGCGTGACGCTCGCCCGTGACCTGCGGGCGGTCTGGCCGACGGGCCACCGTCCGGTGGGTCCGGCCAGGGAGCTGCTGTCGCTGACGCGGGGGTAG
- a CDS encoding FadR/GntR family transcriptional regulator, producing the protein MSVDPDGELRDRLTPVLRPVRAGNGFEEALEQILQVVRLGLVPGGERLPAERELAERLGISRVTLREVLKVLQDQGLVESRRGRYGGTFVLARDAGGEAELRRRVSSVDIEDLLRFREVLEVGAAGLCAAHGLDAAGAARLREALARTHDAPLTEYRRLDTLLHLTLAELCGSPSLTGQYAAVRATVNDLLDCIPLLVRNLEHSQRQHTALVEAVLDGDADGAREMMREHCGGTAALLRGFLA; encoded by the coding sequence ATGTCGGTGGATCCGGACGGCGAGCTGCGGGACCGGCTGACTCCGGTCCTGCGTCCGGTGCGGGCGGGGAACGGCTTCGAGGAAGCCCTGGAGCAGATCCTCCAGGTGGTGCGGCTCGGCCTGGTGCCGGGCGGCGAACGGCTGCCCGCCGAGCGGGAGTTGGCGGAGCGGCTGGGGATCAGCCGGGTGACGCTGCGCGAGGTGCTGAAGGTGCTCCAGGACCAGGGGCTCGTGGAGTCCAGGCGCGGCCGCTACGGCGGCACGTTCGTGCTGGCCAGGGACGCGGGCGGGGAGGCCGAACTGCGCCGCCGGGTCAGCTCCGTCGACATCGAGGACCTGCTGCGCTTCCGGGAGGTGCTCGAGGTCGGGGCGGCCGGGCTGTGCGCCGCGCACGGTCTGGACGCGGCCGGTGCGGCACGGCTGCGCGAGGCGCTGGCCCGCACCCACGACGCCCCGCTCACCGAGTACCGGCGGCTGGACACGCTGCTCCACCTGACCCTCGCCGAGCTGTGCGGCTCCCCGAGCCTGACCGGCCAGTACGCGGCGGTCCGGGCCACCGTGAACGACCTGCTCGACTGCATCCCGCTGCTGGTGCGCAACCTGGAGCACTCGCAGCGCCAGCACACCGCGCTGGTCGAGGCGGTCCTCGACGGCGACGCGGACGGCGCGCGGGAGATGATGCGGGAGCACTGCGGGGGCACGGCGGCCCTGCTGCGCGGCTTCCTCGCCTGA
- a CDS encoding 3-oxoacyl-ACP reductase, producing the protein MSAENTCRRLVGRTAVITGAGSGIGLATARRLASEGAHVVCGDVDETRGKAAADEVGGTFVKVDVTDADQVEALFKTAFDTYGSVDIAFNNAGISPPDDDSILETGLDAWKRVQEVNLTSVYLCCKAAIPYMRRQGKGSIINTASFVARMGAATSQISYTASKGGVLAMSRELGVQFAREGIRVNALCPGPVNTPLLQELFAKDPERAARRLVHIPVGRFAEADEIAAAVAFLASDDSSFVNATDFLVDGGIAGAYVTPL; encoded by the coding sequence GTGAGCGCAGAGAACACCTGCCGACGACTCGTCGGCCGCACCGCCGTCATCACCGGCGCAGGCAGCGGCATCGGCCTCGCCACCGCCCGCAGGCTCGCCTCCGAAGGCGCCCACGTGGTGTGCGGCGACGTCGACGAGACGCGCGGCAAGGCCGCGGCCGACGAGGTGGGCGGAACCTTCGTCAAGGTCGACGTCACCGACGCCGACCAGGTCGAGGCGCTGTTCAAGACCGCCTTCGACACCTACGGCAGCGTCGACATCGCCTTCAACAACGCCGGCATCTCACCGCCCGACGACGACTCCATCCTGGAGACGGGCCTCGACGCCTGGAAGCGCGTCCAGGAGGTCAACCTCACCTCCGTCTACCTCTGCTGCAAGGCCGCCATCCCCTACATGCGCCGCCAGGGCAAGGGCTCCATCATCAACACGGCGTCCTTCGTGGCCCGGATGGGCGCGGCGACCTCCCAGATCTCCTACACCGCGTCCAAGGGCGGCGTCCTCGCCATGTCCCGCGAACTCGGCGTCCAGTTCGCCCGCGAGGGCATCCGCGTCAACGCCCTCTGCCCGGGACCGGTCAACACCCCGCTGCTCCAGGAACTGTTCGCGAAGGACCCCGAGCGGGCCGCCCGCCGCCTGGTCCACATCCCCGTCGGACGGTTCGCCGAGGCCGACGAGATCGCCGCCGCCGTCGCCTTCCTGGCGAGCGACGACTCGTCCTTCGTCAACGCCACCGACTTCCTCGTGGACGGCGGCATCGCGGGCGCGTACGTCACCCCTCTGTAG
- a CDS encoding haloacid dehalogenase-like hydrolase, with the protein MRHLIARTLAVAAALAATATAPVPAAATADCPRLTGRWHGDARTHLQRLIDERGTCAHPGGPRPVAAFDWDNTVTKNDVTDATLSWALRHDRILRPARWKDTSAWLTDTADHALTAACGTGTPAGTPLPTSRNARCTDEIAEIRESGTTTGGAAAFAGTWNHRRTVPQYAWVPALFAGRTPAELSGYARAARREALAAPVGAVRTLGTRTVPGYVRYYDQQRDLIRTLRRAGFDVHVVSAGAEPITQVWSRSLGLDAAHTLAIRSVLDRHGRITPRTEGCGGVPAGPGTAIPYLDGKRCWINQEINGVHGQDAWRQAPWPLRPALAAGDADTDATFVADATGVHLVIDRHKPELMCRALDDTDGRWLIQPMFIDPLPRRTDPYPCATAAYNAPDGRLTSLLRPDGSTVPDQPDTAR; encoded by the coding sequence ATGCGACACCTCATCGCCCGGACCCTGGCCGTGGCCGCCGCCCTCGCGGCCACCGCCACCGCCCCCGTACCCGCCGCCGCCACCGCCGACTGCCCCCGCCTGACCGGCCGCTGGCACGGCGACGCCCGCACCCACCTCCAGCGGCTCATCGACGAACGCGGCACCTGCGCACACCCCGGCGGACCCCGCCCGGTCGCCGCCTTCGACTGGGACAACACCGTCACCAAGAACGACGTCACCGACGCCACCCTCTCCTGGGCCCTGCGCCACGACCGCATCCTGCGCCCCGCCCGCTGGAAGGACACCAGCGCCTGGCTCACCGACACCGCCGACCACGCCCTCACCGCCGCCTGCGGCACCGGCACACCCGCGGGCACCCCCCTGCCGACCTCCCGCAACGCCCGCTGCACCGACGAGATCGCCGAGATCCGCGAGAGCGGCACCACCACCGGCGGCGCCGCCGCCTTCGCCGGCACCTGGAACCACCGCCGCACGGTCCCGCAGTACGCCTGGGTGCCCGCCCTCTTCGCCGGCCGCACCCCCGCCGAACTCTCCGGATACGCCCGCGCCGCCCGCCGCGAGGCCCTCGCCGCCCCGGTCGGCGCCGTCCGCACCCTCGGCACCCGCACCGTCCCCGGCTACGTCCGCTACTACGACCAGCAGCGCGACCTGATCCGCACCCTGCGCCGCGCCGGGTTCGACGTCCACGTCGTCTCCGCGGGCGCCGAACCCATCACCCAGGTCTGGTCCCGCTCCCTCGGCCTCGACGCCGCCCACACCCTCGCCATCCGCTCCGTCCTCGACCGCCACGGCCGCATCACCCCCCGCACGGAAGGCTGCGGCGGCGTCCCCGCGGGACCCGGCACCGCGATCCCCTACCTCGACGGCAAACGCTGCTGGATCAACCAGGAGATCAACGGCGTCCACGGCCAGGACGCCTGGCGGCAGGCGCCCTGGCCGCTGCGGCCCGCCCTCGCCGCGGGCGACGCCGACACCGACGCCACGTTCGTCGCCGACGCGACCGGCGTCCACCTCGTCATCGACCGCCACAAGCCCGAGCTGATGTGCCGGGCCCTCGACGACACCGACGGACGGTGGCTGATCCAGCCCATGTTCATCGACCCGCTGCCCCGCAGGACCGACCCCTACCCGTGCGCCACGGCCGCCTACAACGCCCCCGACGGCCGCCTGACCTCCTTGCTGCGCCCGGACGGCTCCACCGTCCCCGACCAGCCCGACACCGCCCGCTGA
- a CDS encoding aldehyde dehydrogenase family protein, producing MSDHPDLRVLDPATEEVVATVPAATAADVDAAVVRATAAQARWAALAPADRARLLRRFALTVDEHLEELARLEVREAGHTLGNARWEAGNVRDLLDYAAGGVERLTGRQIPVPGGLDVTILEPLGVVGVIAPWNFPMPIAAWGAVPALAAGNAVLLKPAETTPLTALRLAELALTAGLPEHLFQVLPGHGPVAGDALVEHPSVAKIVFTGSTSVGRQVLAKGAARLKRVTLELGGKSPNIVFADADLEAAAAAAPMSFLDNAGQDCCARTRILVQRSVHDRFLELLAPAVESVRVGDPSDSETQMGPLISRAQLDRVRAYIDPDAPGIRGKAPEGPGFWFPPTVLTGVDPHARVAVEEVFGPVAVVLPFDDEADAVALANATDYGLAGSVWTRDVGRALRVSQAVRAGNLSVNSHSSVRYWTPFGGFKQSGIGRELGPDALTAFTETKNVFISTEGPAQ from the coding sequence GTGTCCGACCACCCCGATCTGCGGGTCCTCGATCCCGCCACCGAAGAGGTCGTCGCCACCGTCCCCGCCGCCACCGCGGCCGACGTGGACGCGGCCGTCGTCCGCGCCACGGCCGCGCAGGCCCGGTGGGCCGCCCTGGCCCCCGCCGACCGGGCCCGGCTGCTGCGCCGGTTCGCCCTCACCGTCGACGAACACCTGGAGGAACTGGCCCGGTTGGAGGTCAGGGAGGCCGGCCACACCCTCGGCAACGCCCGCTGGGAGGCGGGCAACGTCCGCGACCTGCTCGACTACGCGGCCGGCGGGGTGGAACGCCTGACAGGACGTCAGATCCCGGTCCCCGGCGGCCTCGACGTGACCATCCTCGAACCGCTAGGCGTGGTCGGCGTCATCGCGCCCTGGAACTTCCCCATGCCGATCGCCGCCTGGGGCGCGGTCCCGGCGCTCGCGGCCGGCAACGCCGTCCTCCTCAAGCCCGCCGAGACCACCCCGCTCACCGCCCTGCGGCTGGCCGAACTCGCCCTGACGGCAGGGCTACCCGAGCACCTCTTCCAGGTGCTCCCCGGACACGGCCCGGTCGCGGGCGACGCCCTCGTCGAACACCCCAGCGTCGCGAAGATCGTCTTCACCGGTTCGACGTCCGTCGGCCGCCAGGTGCTCGCCAAGGGCGCGGCCCGCCTCAAGCGGGTCACCCTCGAACTCGGCGGCAAGAGCCCCAACATCGTCTTCGCCGACGCCGACCTGGAAGCGGCCGCCGCGGCCGCCCCCATGTCCTTCCTCGACAACGCGGGACAGGACTGCTGCGCCCGCACCCGCATCCTCGTCCAGCGCTCGGTCCACGACCGCTTCCTCGAACTCCTCGCCCCCGCCGTCGAGTCGGTCCGGGTCGGCGACCCCTCCGACTCCGAGACCCAGATGGGCCCGCTCATCTCCAGGGCCCAACTCGACCGCGTCCGCGCCTACATCGACCCGGACGCCCCCGGCATCCGCGGCAAGGCCCCCGAAGGTCCGGGCTTCTGGTTCCCGCCCACCGTCCTCACCGGCGTCGACCCGCACGCCAGGGTCGCCGTCGAGGAGGTCTTCGGACCCGTCGCCGTCGTCCTGCCCTTCGACGACGAGGCCGACGCGGTGGCCCTCGCCAACGCCACCGACTACGGCCTCGCCGGCTCCGTCTGGACCCGCGACGTCGGCCGGGCGCTGCGCGTCTCGCAGGCCGTGCGGGCCGGCAACCTCTCCGTCAACTCCCACTCCAGCGTCCGCTACTGGACCCCCTTCGGCGGGTTCAAGCAGTCCGGCATCGGCCGCGAACTCGGCCCGGACGCCCTGACCGCATTCACCGAGACCAAGAACGTCTTCATCAGCACGGAAGGCCCCGCACAGTGA